Below is a genomic region from Anguilla anguilla isolate fAngAng1 chromosome 18, fAngAng1.pri, whole genome shotgun sequence.
CAAAAAACATTAGTTCATCTCATAAAACACCAGTGCATCTCCTCAAAAAACACCAATCAATCTCATAAAACACCAGCTCATTTCCTGATAAATCACTAGCTCATCTTATAAGACACCAAGTCATCTCATAAAACACCAATTCATCTCATAAGACACCAGTACATCCCATAAAACACCAATTAATCTCTCACCTAACCAGTGTTGGATGAAGTGAGACTTATTTGCACCAGACATGCCTTTAAGAATAATATGATATACTAAAGCACACCCTTAGGGGAAATATTACATACAGTAATATCAATAACACCCTTAGTGGAAATATACCCAGTAGTATCTAATACACTCTTAGGGGaaatacaatgaataaatagattGCTTGTTAGGTTTATGCTTTAGTTCTTGATTTAATTTGCTTATACTCAAAAACAAACTGCTGAAATATCAAAAATTTGTACTCAGTTAGATtctttgtttgattttgttattCTGCATTGCACTACAGGCATTCATTAATTCCTAAACGAAAACATGACCCCCTAACAAAGTGATTAAATATTACTGCTACTATGCAACATGTattacaggagaaaaaaaataatgaaggtaCAATTGCCACACAGCACTGAACAGAAAAGCCAGTGTCATGTGCGTAAGGGAATCGGAAGGCAGCACAGAGGTAGAtacttctgctctctctgtccttgCGCCTCGCACCGTCCTTCAGCCCAACGACCTCCTCTCTGAACTGACTCAACGCACCATCATGAACAAACGAAAGATCACTGTACTTTGATTAAACGATTGTTCCTTTGAACCTATAGCTGTTTGGATTGTACACAACATTAATAACTGCAAGTCTAATACCACGTGCCTCctttattaaatcaattttcatgggcctgaaaacaaatacagcatATGAGCCAAGCAACCATGAAATAAGGGGCTTGTAAAACCGTACATTCCATTCAGagtgtattttacatttataatgcaGTGATCTGCCACCCCATCAAGATGTCATAACACAGCCACAATTTAGACaagacaaatttatttaaagtctttataaatgttatttataccATCACAAAGGCATATACTATATTCTCTATATATTTTCTTGATATATTTtatagaaacaaaaaacaagaatacatttttgctgAAGAAGTTTGAAGAGTGTCAGCAAAGGGAAATGTAAACCATAGTCCATTCAACACAGCCAAAAAGCTCTCTAACTTTCCCACATTACAACAGTAATATATTTGCATAGGCAAAATGAGATTAGCCCTTGAACATTATATTTCCTGAATTCTTTAAATCtaaaaatctatttcagttgaacACAATTAAAGAAACGAAAAGGCTGCTCTTCCCTAATTCTCAGTATAAAGGGGCATTTCCCCTGTGCACATTGTCTTTACAGTGTTAGGATTCAAGTAGATCTAAATAGGAACTGTACATTGACAACTAGAtgagaaataaattaactgaCATGAGAGGTAGTGATAAATCCTAATGAAACTCTCAAAGGAAAAAGTAGATAAGGCCAATATTCTTCCATGAACTATAAAAGCATTAGTGACCATCTACCAGTCTATACCACAAATCAGACCACAAGTCCTCAACTGTTTGAAAGCGCTCAGATATGGTGCTGTGCAGCTTCTCACTTGTTTTCCACTAAATGAAGTCAAAAGAAAATAGGAGGAAAAAATTCAAAAGGCATTTAACCTATCCAGTAATTTAAAAGCAGTGGTTGTGAACACTGACATTATAGGACAGTGAGGAAAGCAAAGACATTTTCCCccatcaaaacaaaacatgcattaaaaacactgtTCGTGCACAATTGGTGTTCCCATAACCTGTCATCACTAAAAGAGTGAGTCTCCCTGGCCATTctgcagtgaaaatgtaaaCTGGGTAAAAATGTAACACGCAACATTATTTCCTCACTTGGCAAGCGTGCCCATTCAAAATTCACACCTAACTGTAAACAAGTACATTTTAACCAAATACGAGATCACCAATGGAGATCTAATGTGGATTCAAAGGagccacatttaaaatgaatctaTTGTACTAATAAATTGTATGTTCAGTACTGTCatgcatgcatttcaatgaATGTTATCCAAAGGTTAGGTTTCTTGTATGCTGTCATCGAATTGCCAGTGAACACTTGACTATAATCGACCATCAAAATGTTTATCACCATCACCAACAGAAATGGCTGTTAATATTTAAAAGGGTCTTTTTCCAAACCACAACACAAGCTCATAGAATACTATCTAATTGCACTTAAATGTTCTACAGGATTGTCCCCTGTTTGAACTGATCTGATGACTGGCCATGAAATGTTGGCAAGTAGCCTTTAAAAAATCCAGAAACTGGTGGCCAACGCCCATTTGCTATACAGTTAACACTGATCTGATTGGTTTGATCTAGAAAAGCCCATATGCTATCAGTTAACACTGATCTGATTGGTTTGATCCAGAAAAGCAGAAATTCTGTTCAATTCAGACTGATGTTATTGGTTTGATCCTGCGTCATTCTTTCAGTTCAAGTGAGTGATTTTGATTATGTACACTGCCCTTCAAAAAATTGCTTAATCATGCACTGATTTCATCAAAAGAAATGGTAGGCAGAAGCCAAAGACTTGGAATAAATCTTCCATGTTCAAATGGCCAACTGGCCTTCAATTCAGGAACACATAAAGGAGTTATCCCTCAAAGGGGAATGAACATTTGCTCATATGCAAATGTCACAACTTCACCATCAAAACAAATTGCTCTGTTACATATTTGGGAAGTGCAGTACAGTGAATATGGAATATAGATCTTAAATCTGAACACTTCCCAGGAAAAACCTTGTGGTTTTGACTCTCCTGGTTGAAGAAATCATTGGGTTGAGGTGTTGACTCTCCCTGAACTTACAGCAAAGCGTTTCAGACAAATCCACCAGTCTGCAAATAAAAGCTGAAGCTATGTATGCCGTAAGGCCCTTTCTAAACAATGTCCTGTGATCTGTAAGaaaggtgtttttaaaaataatttggcacCCAATGTGGGGCTGAACATGTCTAATTCCcatcctaatttggaatgtccaattatctgCAACCGCAGCCACGTTCATGCGCAAACTCCACTGTGTAGACATTTGCGATTCTCCTTTTTCCCCACACCGCAgacccctaactgactgaacccacCCGCATCCTGAGTGATGCATTCGCCCTGTGgtgctaccggccacagtcggcactggcacagtccagattccATCAACAACCGTGGGGCTCATCGATGTACCACTGCTTGGTGCTTTGACCAAatgagccacacagcagccccTGGAGGGGTGTATTTCAACCAGGCAGTGCTGCCCCAAATAACCAAGGCGCCTAACCGCTTCCATTTAGAAGCACCAAcagaagcccctcccctccgcagttttccccccaaaagcttaaaaaaacatttgccatTTATTTCATACATTACTATCTAATTTATGCTTCTTTTCAATAATAATTGAATAGCTTTTCAATAGCTGTGCTtctttatttgtgtaaaatgtattttgggatggggggaggaCTGGTACAGTAAACTGGCTTTTTCAGCTCTTGTGTTCTCATACAGGCTTTGTGATTTTTGCAGAGGAAAACACATTGAGCTGTCCAACCACTCTACAAATTTAGCCCTTATTAATCCCAGCGTCTGTACTGTAATGAAGGAAAGTGCTTGGATGGCTTAAAGTGTATGTGGCATTGCTGTAAGACACCCCATCTCCCAAAAAGACAACAACTATCAGTTAATTCCCTTTACTGAAATGATGAGCCTGTTCAGGGCAATTCTAAAATAAACTCACTCCCCTTCCCAGGCCACGGAGAAACTGCCAGTGAGTTAAAATTCAATAACATGCACAACCAGGGGCTCACCATGGACAAGCTCTTAAACCTGGTTAAACAactcagaggggaaaaaacattgtttGAAATAGGTTCAAATGCGtgaggtgtgagagagagggagagagaaagagagggagggagggagggagggagagagagaggagtacaGTACCATAATTACAGGTTTGCCtatttctgtcttgttttcaGAGCCTGAGTGGTTCTTCCTGGGAGCTCACTTATAGTGAAGCCCAAGGGACACAAGCAGGCATATGAGATTTCACACTATGGTTAGCTcttcgttttttgttttgtttttttaaaataggaaaTATCAAACCTTCAGATTTGGACACTTTCCCTGCCCTTTTCTCAGCAAGAGTTTAGGTGTCCAGACAGGAGCTTCTCTTGCTCTCCACGAGCTCCCGGTAGAAGGAGGAGTTGAGGAAGCGAGGGTAGGAGTCTCTGTGCATGAGGGTGTAGATCTGCAGCTGGGCCTCCTCGTACATGTCCCTGCTCGGCTCTGCCAGGCTGTGGTGAATGCTCTCTCGCACACGCGAGTCCAGGCTGACCTGCACGGAGACCGGTTGTTAGGGGGACTCCTCACACTTCCTGCCCTAAGCTGCGTCTAAAGTCCACCGCAGCATATTCCCCATGCATAAAACCCTCTGCAGTGAGGGGATACTTCTCTCAAATCAGCAGAAAAATAACAGCCCAAGTTGCACACCATTTCAAAGGAAGCACGAAAAGGACCCTGATGCTGGAAAACGGACAGACATAAGATCCTACCTCTTTTGGGGAGAGTATGGAGACGTAATCTTCATAAATGATTCTGGCCTTTTGGTCGATGGCAGTCCGGTTGGTCTCCGCCTTCAGCGCTTCGCAGGCCAGCCAGAAGAGCAGGTTCTCCTCGCTGTACTCGGAGCGCAGGAACTGGCTGAAAACATTTCGGCCCTCCTGGGAGTGCATCATCTTCTCAAAACTACGCGACCAGGACAGAACCTCCTCTAGCGTGGGGGGTCTACGCACACAACACCAGAGCCAAACAGTCAGGACTTACACCGACCAATAAggcttcaagaaaaaaaaggcttttactctgtaaatgtgtgcacaTAACTGCCAAACACAAACGACTACACGTCTGAGCTAGGGCTTTCGGTTTTCCACATACTGGAGCTTGTCATTTTGCGTTTGTTGTATTAACCTGCCCGTTTACAATCAAATATGCAGtcatgacaaaattataaaataattataaaaaattcaacaacaaaaaatttaaatgattttataattataaaattattaaaaatcagACTGACAGTCCAGTTTTACTTTCAAGATGTCATGATATTCCAGGTTCTCAAAGTCACTTACTGTTCTTCAGTCGCTTCAATACTGTCCATTTTTGTCTGTCCTTCAGTGCGTTCCACTCGGTCTTCATTCCTTTAACAGAAAAATGGACAGAGCTTCACCACAGCAAGCCTACACATGCTCAGCCTATGCTGGGGGAAATATATTTGTGCAGCTGTAAGTCGCTCTTGATAAGAGTATCTGCCCAGTAATTGTAATGAAAActcaatgtacagtaatgttatatatatatatatattagttacAAAAAACTAGTGATAATCAGAATTCCTCAAAGCAATAGAGATGCTAGAGAGAAACTGAAAAGGGGACAAAATGGCAAGAAGTGAACTGTGGAACCCCCCCCTAAGCAGCAGCCACAGTCGGATCTCAAAGCGCCAATTTACCACTTGCTGAAGAATCGAACAAATATATCACTCTGATCAAATATCTCTCTGATCAACAGATAAGAATAATCTGGCTGCTCCCTTGATCCATGATCCAGTCcagtaaatatacattttatatatttactggACTGGAACCATGATCCAGTCCAGTAAATATACATTCAACTTCTAAACAAGTAACTTCACTATTATCACGTATGAACCATCACAGTTGTCATCATATTTGAACCGTCAGTGTTATCACATATGAACTGTCACTGTTGTTATCATCTATGAACCCTCACTGTTGTTATCATGTATTAACCCTCACTGTTGTTATCATCTATGAACCCTCACTGTTGTTATCATATATGAACCGCCACTGTTGTTATTATACATTAACAGTCACTGTTGTTATACTGTAGATGAAATGACACTGTTACTGCATTTAATTGCCCTGAATGCTCTGTACTCCCTGTCATCCTGTCATCGGAGCCTTAGGTTTTATGATGATAATTCTGTTAGAACGTACCGATTATTTCATCATCTCTGCCCTGTAGGCCTGAAATCCCCATCCAAAATATCAAATAGTTTCCTGTCATTACAGTCAGTGATCTCttctccacccccacacccaagcccacccccacccaccggCCCCCATGTGACTGCCCGCCTTCTGCTCCATCGCCCTGCTCGACACTACTCCCCTCTACTCGTTTAGCAATTTATAGCCACCAGGGCAGGAACCAATCACCTCACAGACTAGTTACAGATGTCACGCCATcgtaaattataaataaataaaaactgcgATTCCGGTGCAGAAGCACGATGCAACACTGCCACTAAAGGTGAGCTTTAGTTACACAGCTCTGCTTCTTTATAAATACAGTGCTAATGCTCTCAAGCCTGAGCTTCCAGCCATAGCAGAACAGTACACTAACGCTATTCCGGTTCTGTCATCTTCAGACCCCTGATAATATCATCAGCATCAGTTCTGATAGGAAAAGACACAGAATTAAACATGGCTGTTTGCTTTCAGAATCTGGGTTCCTTCAATGGGAAAATTCAGTCGTTTTGCTCCATTACATGCATCATGCCTTACAGCCCCACTCCTGCACGCATCTTGAGTCTCAGACTGTATGTGTACAATAAACTGGAAGTCTATTTAGCCTCAGAGTGAATTTTTGTGACTTCTCGGTATGCTCGTCAAAGTCTCTATTGTGCTAGCATAGCTGGACTCACTAGCCCGAGGCCCTACACATGCTGAGGTCTCTAAATATAACGCATGTTGGGCACAGCTGTTTAGCATGTGATGTGTGGCTGAAAATAGCTCTTCACAGACAAGATAAGGCAGCACATAATTAGGAATGGCGGCGGAAACACTGCTTTATAAATGGGGTGGTGGAGGCTGTGGAAACCCTGCTCTAAAACAGGGAGGTCCTGCTTTCTCaagattttctttattttttctgaatttttgttGAATCATttggtgtttgtatgtgttccATATAGTGCAGCACTCACATGCAATGGAATCTCTGATTCTGCTACTTTCTCCAAGACTGATCCTGCCTGCCCCCCAGGACtgttcccccctccctttaaaagtcacttttaaaacaaagatgATTTGATCAGCTAATATGTACTACATTGAGCACAATGCACAGTGCTTTACACTGATGTTCTCACATTAATTAGTGTGTGAGATTATGCTCTGGTATTCAATGCTTCAGCCCTGCTCTAATGTTTCTATTGGTAGGGAGGACCCTGGCTCTACTGCAGTCATCACAAGGCTGCAGTTCTGTTCAACAAAATCACTCTATAAATGGAAGACAGGCCCACCAGTCGCAGCCAAACCAGATCAAAACAGCATTCTGCGGCCCTGTTCACAAAGCGTCCACATGCCCACTGCTCAAGCACCCTCTGCAGGCTGTGACTGAGAGTGGTGACACTCAGCATGCACAAGTCTGCATTCTGAGCACAATTAAATACAGACCAAAGCCTTCAATGGAGAAACTGTTTCCAACTTTCTACAGTTCACTTGGCAGCCGGCATTCCCATGCCATAAATAAAGAGCTGAGTTCttttatttatctgtattttttatttgaggaGGAGGTGGGCAGTCTGTTCCTCTCATGGTGCTACTGAGCGGGAGACATGCAGGCTCTGCCTCCATCAGCCTCTGCATCTCCCCCGTGGCCCCATGTTGTTTTACAGCTAGAGAAACTGAGCCGGTGAGAAGCTAGAGTTACCCAATCAGGACCTGACAAAttttggggggggcagggggggttgggCCAAGATGAGATCATATCTGGGGCATAGGTGAGTGTCCTGTAGATGGGGCATAGGCAAGCATATTATAAATGGAGCAAAGGTGGGTGTGTTATAAATggggtacaggtgagtgtgctATAAATGGGgcacaggtgtacaggtgagtaCTTATAAATGAggcacaggtgagtgtgttatAGGTGAGTGTGTTATAAATGAGGCACAGGTGAGTGTGCTATAAATGGgccacaggtgagtgtgttatAGGTGAGTGTGTTATAAATGAGGCACAGGTGAGTGCCTTATAAATGGggcacaggtgagtgtgttatAAATGGggcacaggtgagtgtgttatAAATGGGTCAGAAGTGAGTGTGTTATAAATGTGGGACGTACCAGGGGCATTTGCAGCATCCGCACCAGCACAAACAGCAGGTGTTGGGTCTCAGGTGGGCTGGTGCCGGGGGGGGAGCCTCGATATGGGgctgctgtctctttctcatcTCACCTGCTGGGGCTCTGAGGctggaggaaaagagaaagaggctgATTAGTGCCTTTCACAGGTACACAGAAAGGATACTTCTAAACACTACAGGAGCACCAGATGATCTTCTGTCTGAACTGATGCTGATGTGGGACCATGGAACAATTGCAGAGTCTGCCTACAATATAAATGCAGAGCAGTTCCCTCTCTACACAGAACTAACagatataaaaatacaacataacaTTCCCAGTATGAGTCAGACCAGGTCTTACTGAAAATGCAGTAACATACTTTACTGTATGTGATTTTAAGGGCATTtacagggggatggggggggggggttacaacGCCCCcaccgacaccccccccccccccccaatattacaaaacaggcaaaACATCCACCCCAGTAATATATAGCATGATAGTAAGACAAATTATTTCATAGAAATATATGGGGATTTCATGATGTGATTGGGATATACTGATCAGTATGCTTGGGTGTTTGTCAACTTTCAAAGTTGGGTTCCACAACTTTTGCCATTTCCCTGTTTTTAGTTCCTTCCGTGATTTTTCGGTTGTTTCAGATAGTAACCGTAACGTAGACTACTACAGTATAATTtgtataggcctatgcattttaacaatagCCTATTGGCAAATGCTGCATGGGAGAAACTAAGTGCAACAATGCCCTGGGATCAAGATTCTCgtccttgtcagttgttgcaatcagaTGTTCAACGGCGCCTTTCAACAGTGTTGATGATCTTTATAAAATACAAGCAAGAATCCACAATAGCtgcacgtgacctcttctttggctcatgaccaacatttccacaaaatcttgcaaatctgtgaatccattcgggattCCAgtctttttgtgataggccacgcccatcaccatgccccctcttggtcaatcggcctgaaagttactcagctgtaACTTCCGGTCATGGCCAACGTCCATGCCacatttcagcctcctggggcaaaaactgtggctgctacagggtgggacacttttgtggaccaaccgaccaaccaaccgGCCAACCGACCCGCCCGACAGACAGAGGTATAGAGCTGGGGTCGCAGCTAAAAATGCATGTGGATACATTAAATGAAGCCACAAACTAAAAGTATTTTGACCATTATAATCCCCTGAGAGTCTAAACCAAAGGCTTTAATAGTTGCTTTTATCATTTATTCTTTgcttaaatactgtatataaacaaaaaagcagCTACCAAAATCGTGCTACCAAAAACAGCCAAGCTACTTAAGCAGGAAATGCACTGTGTTGCTAGGCAATGGCAACACTCATCACTGTTCACTGCCTCGACTTCCTGTCACCCAACGGCAAGCATTGATAGCTTCCATTAGCCACATAAGTCAGCCTTTTTCCAACATTCCCAAAATGTCCATTACGCTCACTGCATTATGCTCAGTACCAACTACAGTTCCCTGCTGCCCTTCTGCCCTGAACTTGCCGGCCCTGGCATGCTGGG
It encodes:
- the LOC118218192 gene encoding regulator of G-protein signaling 17-like isoform X1, encoding MLIAVAGLRAPAGEMRKRQQPHIEAPPPAPAHLRPNTCCLCWCGCCKCPWNEDRVERTEGQTKMDSIEATEEQPPTLEEVLSWSRSFEKMMHSQEGRNVFSQFLRSEYSEENLLFWLACEALKAETNRTAIDQKARIIYEDYVSILSPKEVSLDSRVRESIHHSLAEPSRDMYEEAQLQIYTLMHRDSYPRFLNSSFYRELVESKRSSCLDT
- the LOC118218192 gene encoding regulator of G-protein signaling 17-like isoform X2 yields the protein MRKRQQPHIEAPPPAPAHLRPNTCCLCWCGCCKCPWNEDRVERTEGQTKMDSIEATEEQPPTLEEVLSWSRSFEKMMHSQEGRNVFSQFLRSEYSEENLLFWLACEALKAETNRTAIDQKARIIYEDYVSILSPKEVSLDSRVRESIHHSLAEPSRDMYEEAQLQIYTLMHRDSYPRFLNSSFYRELVESKRSSCLDT